A stretch of Branchiostoma lanceolatum isolate klBraLanc5 chromosome 14, klBraLanc5.hap2, whole genome shotgun sequence DNA encodes these proteins:
- the LOC136448811 gene encoding uncharacterized protein, which produces MSWYSGHSNDRGGRGDRDHERYTGASRTYGSGSRTTQPQPYTASSHGNSRHTDMVSERRHHGHGYDAVQEQSGGAHYREPHGNYRSAGGSYAPQKTEQRHRSLQASKQMVYDVYAQNIGILEKLEEREDVGGKTGGRPDVTKPSRTGVSTRSVSHTDPRRYETSRWPQEREDALGRSGRGLGRSDVTLPSQSDKTERDLKAVMEGELVCLQAQLRFCPPEIRDQTRDELVQKTLGWISEREEKGTKTGMVDKYASNLLETLLTGETMIGTRDTGRHKRYDSNIRLY; this is translated from the exons ATGAGCTGGTACTCGGGACATAGCAACG ACCGTGGTGGAAGAGGCGACAGAGACCACGAGCGTTACACCGGAGCCTCAAGAACTTATGGATCTGGATCCAGGACAACTCAACCTCAACCGTATACGGCCagtagccatggcaacagtcgACACACAGACATG GTGAGTGAGAGACGCCATCATGGGCACGGGTACGACGCCGTCCAGGAACAGTCTGGTGGCGCCCACTACCGGGAGCCGCACGGTAACTACAGATCGGCGGGAGGGAGCTACGCACCCCAGAAAACGGAGCAGCGGCATCGGTCGTTGCAAG CCAGCAAACAGATGGTGTACGACGTTTACGCACAAAACATCGGGATTCTGGAAAAGCTGGAGGAGCGAGAAGATGTTGGTGGAAAAACAGGTGGTCGTCCGGACGTCACGAAACCGTCTCGCACCGGTGTTTCTACCAGAAGCGTCTCGCACACTGATCCACGGCGCTACGAGACGTCCCGTTGGCCGCAAGAGAGGGAGGACGCCCTGGGACGGTCAGGTCGTGGCTTGGGTCGGTCCGATGTGACTTTGCCCAGCCAGTCTGACAAGACTGAAAGAGAT CTGAAAGCCGTGATGGAAGGAGAGCTCGTATGTCTGCAGGCTCAACTGCGCTTCTGTCCGCCAGAGATTCGCGATCAGACCCGGGACGAGCTCGTGCAGAAAACGTTGGGATGGATCTCCGAGAGAGAAGAAAAG GGCACCAAGACTGGTATGGTGGACAAGTATGCATCCAACTTGTTGGAAACGCTGTTGACTGGTGAAACTATGATTGGAACACGCGACACCGGCAGACACAAAAGGTACGATTCAAACATTAGACTGTATTAA